The Flavobacterium piscisymbiosum genome includes a region encoding these proteins:
- a CDS encoding FUSC family protein encodes MFDRISKFTNSTSFLNASKVTIASVVPVLILNFLGHFEIGFTIALGAFYTYPSDVPSSLGHKIKGLIVASFIVSGVNLLVNLAYPYPYLFYPFLGLLLFLCSMISVYGQRATLVSFSALLSISLSFGHLHEGWEAFEYSGFIFIGGILYLIVSLVFHFVQPYKYVELQIAEGIKLTAKYLKLRGDLWSPEANRQKIIEKQLATQVDLNLIHEDLRRMLIGNQNASATTSQNRKMLLVFITLVEIQELALYTSFDHSKLHEKFAKHPDVLRTYQNVAYKLASTLKKLSKNVHNISVYVDKNDLKNELDALEFAIFDYEKTLGKEEAAEGVLMLTNMLKYAKNQVGKIKIIQRAFSLAMQSFKLKDKDKELEKFLTPQYYPLRTLIENLSFSSSIFRHSVRLTITILIGFTIGQFLAFQNVYWILLTIVVIMRPGYGLTKERSYNRIFGTILGGLLAFGIVSVIQNHVALSILSIICMLLGISFTQINYKISATFVTMYVVFIYGILTPDVVEVIQFRVLDTLAGATLAFLANQFLWPAWEFINTPIHIENSIRANRNYLKEIADFYNKKGEIPTSYRLARKNAFVEIGNLMTSFQRMMQEPKSKQKTLPLVNKLVVLNHSILSALASLSTYIQSHQTTSASESFNYIIKTILSNLDHSISILRNEVILTDTFFDKEDVTLQFEELKRVNFTRLIKDDELDKETRQAKMQEAQMVIEQLIWMSNLAEKILKITEEFKATNPD; translated from the coding sequence ATGTTTGATCGTATCTCGAAATTTACTAACAGTACTTCTTTTTTAAACGCCTCTAAAGTAACTATTGCTTCTGTTGTTCCTGTTTTAATTTTGAATTTTCTAGGTCATTTCGAAATTGGCTTTACAATTGCCTTAGGAGCTTTCTATACTTATCCCAGTGATGTTCCAAGCTCTCTAGGACATAAAATAAAAGGCCTTATTGTAGCTTCTTTTATAGTTTCGGGTGTCAATTTATTAGTAAATCTGGCATACCCCTATCCTTATTTATTTTATCCTTTTTTAGGATTGTTGCTTTTTTTATGTTCGATGATTTCTGTTTACGGGCAGCGCGCTACCTTGGTATCGTTCTCGGCTTTATTATCTATTTCACTATCCTTTGGACATTTACATGAAGGTTGGGAAGCTTTTGAATATTCCGGTTTTATATTTATTGGCGGTATATTGTATTTGATTGTTTCACTGGTTTTTCATTTTGTACAACCTTATAAATATGTCGAATTACAAATTGCCGAAGGCATAAAATTAACCGCTAAATATTTAAAGTTAAGAGGTGATTTATGGAGTCCTGAAGCCAATCGCCAGAAAATCATCGAAAAACAACTTGCCACACAAGTCGATCTGAATTTAATTCATGAGGATTTGCGAAGAATGCTTATTGGCAATCAAAACGCATCGGCAACTACAAGTCAAAACCGAAAAATGCTGCTCGTTTTTATCACTTTGGTTGAGATTCAGGAACTTGCCTTATACACATCATTCGATCACAGCAAGCTTCACGAAAAATTTGCCAAACATCCTGATGTTTTAAGAACCTATCAAAATGTAGCGTATAAACTCGCATCGACATTAAAAAAACTTTCTAAAAACGTACATAATATTAGTGTATACGTTGATAAAAATGATTTGAAGAATGAACTTGATGCGCTTGAATTTGCCATTTTTGACTACGAAAAAACCTTAGGAAAGGAAGAAGCGGCAGAAGGCGTTTTGATGCTGACCAATATGCTGAAATATGCGAAGAATCAGGTTGGGAAAATTAAAATTATCCAACGTGCTTTCTCACTTGCCATGCAGTCATTTAAATTAAAGGATAAAGATAAAGAGTTAGAAAAATTCTTAACTCCTCAATATTATCCGTTGCGTACTTTAATCGAAAATTTAAGTTTTTCTTCTTCTATTTTCAGGCATTCTGTACGATTAACTATCACCATTTTAATTGGCTTTACAATTGGACAATTTTTAGCCTTTCAGAACGTCTATTGGATTTTATTAACCATTGTCGTGATCATGCGTCCTGGTTATGGCTTAACAAAAGAACGTTCCTATAACAGAATCTTCGGTACTATTCTTGGAGGTTTATTGGCTTTTGGAATTGTATCTGTAATACAAAATCACGTTGCACTTAGTATATTATCTATTATATGTATGCTTTTAGGAATTTCTTTTACACAAATCAATTATAAAATAAGCGCCACTTTTGTTACGATGTATGTGGTTTTTATTTACGGAATTTTAACTCCTGATGTTGTCGAAGTAATTCAGTTTCGTGTTTTAGATACATTAGCCGGAGCGACTTTAGCCTTTTTGGCTAATCAGTTTTTATGGCCGGCCTGGGAATTCATTAATACACCAATTCATATTGAAAACTCGATTAGAGCCAATAGAAATTACCTTAAAGAAATTGCAGATTTTTATAATAAAAAAGGCGAAATCCCAACTTCATACAGATTAGCAAGAAAAAATGCCTTTGTTGAAATTGGCAATTTAATGACCTCGTTTCAGCGTATGATGCAGGAGCCAAAATCGAAACAAAAAACGCTGCCGTTAGTTAATAAATTGGTAGTTTTAAATCATTCGATATTATCAGCTTTAGCATCATTATCGACTTATATTCAGTCACACCAGACAACATCAGCCTCAGAATCATTCAATTATATTATTAAAACAATACTTTCAAACTTAGATCATTCGATTTCTATTTTACGAAATGAAGTGATTTTAACAGACACTTTTTTTGATAAGGAAGATGTGACTTTGCAATTTGAAGAACTCAAACGTGTTAATTTTACCCGTTTGATTAAAGATGATGAACTTGACAAAGAAACACGTCAGGCCAAAATGCAGGAAGCTCAAATGGTCATTGAACAATTGATCTGGATGAGTAATCTGGCCGAAAAGATCTTGAAAATTACAGAAGAATTTAAAGCAACAAATCCAGATTAA
- a CDS encoding glycosyltransferase family 9 protein, which translates to MKILVIQQKMIGDVLISSIICNNLRAAYPNAQIDYLVYTSTTPVLEGNSNIDNIILFEEKHRKSKKELLNLGIRIRKEKYDLLIDAYSKLESWILVLLSNAKQKISYKKPGRNFLYTDNVPFEALPKTNLGLAIERRLSLLEPLDLTIQIDPIPKLFVSEKENQEAIALFEKHNVQKDRKIVMISLLGSEKLKTYPLEFMSKVVDYVADNANVNILFNYFPKQLEDAKTVFNACKPSTQEKIYFDLLGDDLRSFIAIMNQCDLIIGNDGGAINMAKALNKPSFIIFSPWIEKRIWATFEDGIHHLSVHLKDYRADLFDQKTEKMLKKESLSLYKEFKPEYFTTQIESFLNQNLSNSI; encoded by the coding sequence ATGAAGATACTTGTAATTCAACAAAAAATGATTGGTGATGTTTTGATTAGCAGTATAATATGCAATAATTTGCGTGCTGCTTATCCAAATGCTCAAATAGATTATTTAGTTTACACTTCTACAACTCCTGTTTTAGAAGGGAATTCAAATATAGATAACATCATTTTGTTTGAAGAAAAACATCGAAAAAGCAAAAAAGAACTACTGAACCTTGGAATTCGGATTCGAAAAGAAAAGTACGACTTACTTATTGATGCTTATTCAAAATTAGAAAGCTGGATTTTGGTATTATTAAGTAATGCCAAACAAAAAATCTCATACAAAAAACCAGGAAGAAACTTTTTATATACTGATAATGTTCCGTTTGAAGCTCTTCCTAAAACCAATCTAGGTTTGGCAATAGAAAGACGTCTCTCGCTATTAGAACCTCTTGATTTAACAATACAAATTGATCCAATTCCTAAATTGTTTGTTTCTGAAAAGGAAAATCAGGAAGCAATTGCTCTTTTTGAAAAACATAACGTTCAAAAAGACCGAAAAATAGTCATGATTAGTCTTTTAGGAAGCGAAAAATTAAAAACATATCCTCTAGAATTCATGTCTAAAGTGGTTGATTATGTTGCGGATAACGCCAATGTAAATATTCTTTTTAATTACTTCCCAAAGCAATTAGAAGATGCCAAAACCGTTTTTAATGCATGCAAACCTTCAACTCAGGAAAAAATATATTTTGATTTACTGGGCGATGATCTTCGTTCGTTTATTGCTATTATGAATCAATGCGATCTCATTATAGGAAATGACGGTGGTGCCATAAATATGGCAAAAGCACTCAACAAACCATCATTTATTATTTTCTCTCCTTGGATAGAAAAAAGAATCTGGGCAACTTTTGAAGACGGAATTCATCATCTTTCTGTACATTTAAAAGATTATCGTGCCGATTTATTTGATCAGAAGACAGAAAAAATGCTCAAAAAAGAGTCTTTGTCATTGTATAAAGAATTTAAACCTGAATATTTTACAACTCAAATCGAATCGTTTTTAAATCAAAATTTAAGCAATTCGATCTAA
- a CDS encoding glycosyltransferase family 2 protein produces MTLSNKQALTALVITYNEEHNIKALLDHLAFADEIIVVDSFSSDVTFEIASSFKNVKVAQRIFDNFASQRNYALSLATNSWILFIDADERLTTELEKEISTIINEQNSVSAYFIYRTFMFQNQKLRFSGWQTDKIIRLFKKEEAYYNHEKIVHEKLIVNGAIGKLKNKLIHYSYSDYEDYKQKMILYGQLKAQEELVKKTKPQFFHFYIRPVYQFLNQYIIRLGILDGKKGIIICYLNALSVAVRFQELKKLRSKITISKT; encoded by the coding sequence ATGACTTTGTCTAATAAACAAGCTTTAACAGCATTAGTTATTACTTATAATGAGGAGCACAATATAAAAGCTCTTCTTGATCATTTGGCTTTCGCCGATGAAATAATTGTTGTGGATTCTTTTAGTTCAGATGTTACTTTTGAAATAGCTTCTTCCTTTAAAAATGTAAAAGTTGCTCAACGTATTTTTGATAATTTTGCCTCTCAACGCAACTATGCGTTAAGTTTAGCTACAAATTCATGGATTCTTTTTATTGATGCCGATGAAAGACTGACAACTGAACTTGAAAAGGAAATCAGCACTATTATTAACGAGCAAAATAGTGTTTCGGCGTATTTTATATACAGAACTTTTATGTTCCAGAATCAAAAATTGCGTTTTAGCGGCTGGCAAACAGATAAAATCATCCGACTCTTCAAAAAAGAAGAAGCATATTACAATCATGAAAAAATTGTACATGAAAAATTAATCGTAAACGGAGCAATCGGAAAATTAAAGAATAAATTAATCCATTATTCGTACTCCGATTATGAGGATTATAAGCAAAAAATGATTCTTTACGGACAATTAAAAGCGCAGGAAGAATTAGTGAAAAAGACAAAACCCCAATTTTTCCATTTTTATATACGCCCAGTTTATCAATTTCTAAATCAATATATCATTCGCTTAGGAATTTTAGACGGAAAAAAAGGGATTATTATTTGTTACTTAAATGCTTTAAGCGTTGCAGTACGTTTTCAGGAGCTTAAAAAACTAAGATCGAAAATTACGATTTCCAAAACTTAA
- the ruvX gene encoding Holliday junction resolvase RuvX, protein MPRILSIDYGQKRTGIAVTDEMQIIASGLTTIPTNTLIDFLKDYFLKEKVETVLIGEPKQMNGQPSESAAVIKGFVTHFSNIFPDMKVVRVDERFTSKMAFQTMIDSGLSKKQRQNKGLIDEISATIMLQDYLSSNRF, encoded by the coding sequence ATGCCAAGAATTCTCTCTATAGATTACGGACAAAAACGTACAGGAATTGCTGTTACTGACGAAATGCAAATTATAGCGTCAGGTTTAACTACAATTCCAACCAATACTTTGATCGATTTTTTGAAGGATTATTTTTTGAAAGAAAAAGTAGAAACCGTTTTAATTGGCGAACCCAAACAAATGAACGGTCAGCCATCAGAAAGTGCTGCTGTAATTAAAGGATTTGTTACTCATTTTTCTAATATTTTTCCGGATATGAAAGTGGTTCGTGTTGATGAACGTTTTACTTCGAAAATGGCATTTCAAACCATGATCGATAGCGGATTAAGCAAAAAACAGCGTCAAAACAAGGGGCTAATTGATGAAATCTCAGCTACGATAATGCTTCAGGATTATCTTTCATCAAATCGTTTCTAA
- a CDS encoding 2,3,4,5-tetrahydropyridine-2,6-dicarboxylate N-succinyltransferase, with product MNSLQTIIEQAWENRALLQETTTTDAIREVIELVDAGKLRCAEPVGDKWQVNEWVKKAVVMYFPIQKMETWESGIFEYHDKMLLKRGYAEKGIRVVPNAVARYGAYISSGVILMPSYVNIGAYVDEGTMVDTWATVGSCAQIGKNVHLSGGVGIGGVLEPLQAAPVIIEDGAFIGSRCIVVEGVHVGKEAVLGANVCLTASTKIIDVTGDEPVEMKGFVPARSVVIPGSYTKKFAAGEFQVPCALIIGTRKPSTDLKTSLNNALREYDVAV from the coding sequence ATGAATTCTTTACAGACTATAATCGAACAAGCTTGGGAAAACAGAGCTTTATTACAAGAAACTACTACAACTGATGCTATCAGAGAAGTTATAGAATTGGTAGATGCAGGAAAATTACGTTGTGCTGAACCAGTTGGAGACAAATGGCAAGTAAACGAATGGGTGAAGAAAGCTGTTGTGATGTATTTCCCAATTCAAAAAATGGAAACATGGGAATCTGGTATTTTCGAATACCACGACAAAATGTTACTAAAAAGAGGTTATGCTGAAAAAGGAATTCGTGTAGTACCAAATGCTGTTGCGCGTTACGGAGCTTATATTTCTAGTGGTGTTATTTTGATGCCAAGTTATGTAAATATTGGTGCTTATGTTGACGAAGGAACTATGGTTGACACTTGGGCAACCGTTGGTAGTTGTGCTCAAATTGGTAAAAATGTTCACTTAAGCGGTGGTGTTGGTATTGGTGGAGTTTTAGAGCCATTACAAGCTGCTCCTGTAATTATCGAAGATGGTGCATTTATTGGTTCTCGTTGTATTGTTGTCGAAGGTGTGCACGTAGGCAAAGAGGCTGTTCTTGGTGCTAACGTTTGTTTGACAGCTTCTACAAAAATTATCGATGTTACCGGAGATGAGCCTGTTGAAATGAAAGGTTTTGTTCCTGCACGTTCAGTTGTAATTCCTGGAAGTTATACTAAAAAATTCGCTGCTGGTGAGTTTCAAGTACCATGTGCCTTGATTATTGGTACACGTAAACCATCTACAGATTTAAAAACTTCATTAAATAACGCACTTCGCGAATACGACGTTGCGGTATAA
- a CDS encoding malate:quinone oxidoreductase: MPDNTIRSNSEVVLIGAGIMSATLGLILKELQPDIKIEIYERLDVAAAESSDAWNNAGTGHSAFCELNYTPEKADGSIDPKKAISIAESFEISRQFWSYLVQENKVPSPDNFIKSVPHMSFVWGDKNVEYLKKRFEALQSNPIFSQMEFSTDFEKLKQWMPLVMEGREATEKLAATHMEIGTDVNFGALTRSMFNYLEKLDGVSLYFNHEVKKLRQREDKSWRIKITDLTTGQTRKAYTKFVFIGAGGGSLPLLEKANVPEGNGYGGFPVSGQWLKCTNPEVIAKHQAKVYGKASVGAPPMSVPHIDTRVIDGEKALLFGPFAGFSTRFLKNGSYLDLPLSIKANNLIPMLSAGFHNIPLTRYLIEQVSQSPKDRMKALREYLPTARSKDWKLEKAGQRVQVIKKDEKEGGVLEFGTEVINTHDGTLAVLLGASPGASTAVAIMVDLISRCFTDQLKTPEWQAKMKSMIPSYGQTLNDKPELLKELRKHTSEVLKLNN, from the coding sequence ATGCCTGACAATACAATACGTTCCAATAGTGAAGTAGTGCTTATTGGAGCTGGAATTATGAGCGCAACTCTTGGATTAATTTTAAAAGAGCTGCAACCCGATATAAAAATTGAAATTTATGAGCGTTTAGATGTCGCTGCTGCCGAAAGCTCTGATGCTTGGAATAACGCAGGAACAGGACATTCTGCTTTTTGTGAATTAAATTACACCCCAGAGAAGGCTGATGGAAGTATCGATCCTAAAAAAGCAATAAGTATAGCAGAATCTTTTGAGATTTCGCGTCAGTTTTGGTCTTATTTGGTACAAGAAAACAAAGTACCGTCTCCAGATAATTTTATTAAAAGTGTTCCTCATATGAGTTTTGTGTGGGGAGATAAAAATGTCGAATATCTTAAAAAGAGATTCGAAGCTTTACAAAGCAACCCTATTTTTTCTCAAATGGAATTTAGTACTGATTTTGAGAAACTAAAACAATGGATGCCACTTGTCATGGAAGGTAGAGAAGCTACTGAAAAATTAGCAGCAACCCACATGGAAATTGGTACCGATGTGAATTTTGGAGCTTTGACCAGAAGTATGTTTAATTATTTAGAAAAACTAGATGGTGTTTCTCTATATTTTAATCATGAAGTAAAAAAATTAAGACAACGCGAGGATAAATCATGGAGAATTAAAATCACTGATTTAACAACCGGTCAAACAAGAAAAGCATATACCAAATTTGTATTTATTGGTGCCGGTGGAGGTTCATTACCTTTATTAGAAAAAGCAAATGTTCCTGAAGGAAACGGTTACGGAGGTTTCCCTGTAAGCGGTCAATGGCTAAAATGTACCAATCCTGAAGTAATTGCTAAACATCAGGCAAAAGTATACGGTAAAGCAAGTGTAGGGGCGCCGCCAATGTCTGTTCCGCATATCGATACACGTGTTATTGATGGTGAGAAAGCATTGCTTTTTGGACCTTTCGCAGGATTTTCGACTCGTTTCTTAAAGAACGGATCTTATTTGGATTTACCATTATCAATAAAAGCAAATAATTTAATTCCGATGTTATCAGCGGGATTTCATAATATACCTTTAACGAGATATTTAATTGAGCAGGTTAGTCAGTCTCCAAAAGACAGAATGAAAGCTTTACGCGAATATTTACCAACAGCACGTTCTAAAGACTGGAAATTAGAGAAAGCTGGACAACGTGTTCAGGTAATTAAAAAAGATGAAAAAGAAGGTGGAGTTTTAGAATTTGGTACAGAGGTAATTAATACTCATGACGGAACATTAGCCGTATTACTAGGAGCTTCTCCCGGAGCATCTACTGCAGTTGCAATTATGGTGGATCTAATTAGCAGATGTTTTACTGATCAGTTGAAAACACCGGAATGGCAAGCGAAAATGAAAAGTATGATTCCTTCTTACGGACAGACATTAAATGATAAGCCAGAGCTTTTAAAAGAACTTAGAAAACATACTTCTGAAGTTTTAAAACTAAATAATTAA
- a CDS encoding Kdo domain containing protein has translation MNFKVNPLFENNTPLLLDTIKKFNSSGELFGNGDRNKIKLFDLGGKKINIKSFKIPNIVNKIAYRYFRKSKAKRSFQYATILLEKGIGTPQPIAFLENFNIVGLKDSYYASEHLVTELTYRELVEIPDYPDNDTILRQFTKFTFGLHEKGVEFLDHSPGNTLIKKNENNIYSFFLVDLNRMNFHENMSFEQRMNNFSRLTPKKEMIAIMSNEYSKFYKEKTEDEIFEKMWQATAHFQEEFARKKRLKKKLKFWKS, from the coding sequence ATGAATTTTAAAGTAAATCCTCTTTTCGAAAACAATACTCCTTTACTACTTGATACAATTAAAAAGTTTAATTCTTCAGGCGAACTGTTTGGGAATGGAGATCGCAATAAAATAAAGTTGTTTGATTTAGGCGGAAAAAAGATTAATATTAAATCGTTTAAAATTCCGAATATAGTAAACAAAATAGCGTATCGTTATTTTAGAAAATCAAAAGCAAAGCGTTCTTTTCAATATGCTACCATTTTATTAGAGAAAGGAATTGGAACTCCGCAGCCAATCGCATTTCTTGAAAATTTTAATATTGTAGGCTTAAAAGACAGTTATTATGCGAGTGAACATTTGGTAACTGAATTAACTTATAGAGAATTGGTTGAAATTCCGGATTACCCCGATAACGATACGATTTTAAGACAGTTTACAAAATTCACTTTCGGCCTTCATGAAAAAGGGGTAGAGTTTTTAGATCATTCTCCGGGAAATACATTGATCAAGAAGAACGAAAACAATATATATAGTTTCTTTTTAGTTGATCTAAACCGAATGAATTTTCACGAAAACATGAGTTTTGAGCAACGTATGAATAACTTTAGCCGCTTAACACCTAAAAAAGAAATGATTGCCATAATGAGTAATGAATATTCTAAGTTCTATAAAGAAAAAACAGAAGATGAAATTTTCGAAAAAATGTGGCAGGCAACTGCTCATTTTCAGGAAGAATTTGCCAGAAAGAAAAGATTGAAAAAGAAACTTAAGTTTTGGAAATCGTAA
- a CDS encoding PAS domain-containing protein, translating to MNQENQLQGQRTIIDKEVSWDKTQVIMSKTNAFGIIEYANETFVDVCGYEDYELMGQPHNIIRHPDMPRVIFKVLWENLKNGKNFHAIVKNLAKSGRFYWVITDFEISRDENDVIVNYFGRRQAVPQEVIALHIEPLYKKLLQIEAASGMEFSEKYLIGFLEEKKKSYVEYIKDLIFEHERGQAKFTQYEERVIVEEEEEEEERGFFRRLFNR from the coding sequence ATGAATCAGGAAAATCAACTTCAGGGACAAAGAACTATTATTGATAAAGAAGTCTCTTGGGACAAAACTCAGGTGATTATGAGTAAAACAAATGCCTTTGGTATTATTGAATATGCCAATGAGACTTTTGTTGATGTTTGTGGTTATGAGGATTATGAATTAATGGGGCAACCGCACAATATCATTCGCCACCCGGATATGCCGCGAGTAATCTTTAAAGTACTTTGGGAAAACCTTAAAAACGGAAAAAACTTTCACGCTATTGTAAAAAATCTGGCCAAATCAGGAAGGTTCTATTGGGTTATTACGGATTTTGAAATTTCGAGAGATGAGAACGATGTTATTGTGAATTATTTTGGAAGACGCCAGGCCGTACCACAAGAAGTTATTGCATTGCATATTGAGCCTCTTTATAAAAAACTTTTGCAGATTGAAGCAGCAAGCGGAATGGAATTTAGTGAAAAATACCTGATTGGATTCTTAGAAGAAAAAAAGAAAAGTTATGTTGAATATATTAAGGACTTAATTTTTGAACACGAAAGAGGTCAGGCAAAATTTACTCAATATGAAGAACGAGTAATAGTAGAGGAGGAGGAAGAAGAGGAAGAAAGAGGTTTCTTCAGAAGATTATTTAATAGATAG
- a CDS encoding LTA synthase family protein encodes MNLDLFDDFTLQTFTGGILFDLAAISYLNIIFLVAHLIPGNFKYNNLYQRILKITFYAVNLIFIATNFIDIIYYRFTSRRSTFGMITAKGMEQEAIGLIPSFLAEFWYIALIFIAISILFWKLLPDLNKNITRQDLTKKDYFLKFSYLIVSVAVLLILGRGGLQKKPIKIVDGIKYGALSNTALVLNTPFTILKTIAKKEDIENTTYYNTKELKAIYNPVISLHPNKAAIKKNVVILILESFGNENVGRGQTPFLDSLITKSYYFKNGFANGKVSIDAVPSILSSIPSLMNNSFITSSYSLNKINGLPKIFKEEGYKTSFFHGAFNGSQNFDQYAKVAGFDQYFGKDEYTGKEAFDGRWGIFDEEFLQFYAEKLSSFKQPFFSSLFTISSHNPYIIPEKYKGKFPKGTTVIQESIAYSDYALKKFFETAKKQKWYNNTLFVISSDHTSAGGDKETDQTNIGKFRIPILFFDPSNPELVGVNEKNFQQIDIMPSILDYLNIKTDMISFGKSYKSKDNFVVYYLQGTYHYIKDDYYLAFANNQTIGLYNWKKDVLLEDNLINKDKPKVKEYEKFIKAYIQSFNERIIYNKLAL; translated from the coding sequence ATGAATTTGGATTTGTTTGATGATTTTACACTTCAAACTTTTACAGGAGGAATTTTGTTTGATTTGGCTGCTATCAGTTATTTAAATATTATTTTTCTTGTTGCTCATTTAATTCCGGGAAATTTCAAATACAACAACCTTTACCAACGCATACTTAAGATTACTTTTTATGCTGTAAATCTGATCTTTATAGCAACTAATTTTATCGACATTATCTACTATCGCTTTACTTCAAGAAGAAGTACTTTTGGCATGATTACCGCAAAAGGTATGGAGCAGGAAGCAATTGGATTAATACCTTCATTTTTAGCAGAATTCTGGTATATTGCGCTTATTTTTATTGCCATTAGCATCTTATTTTGGAAATTACTTCCTGATTTGAATAAAAACATTACAAGACAAGATTTAACTAAAAAAGACTACTTTTTAAAATTTAGCTATCTTATCGTTTCGGTTGCAGTTTTATTAATTCTGGGACGTGGAGGACTGCAAAAAAAACCTATAAAAATTGTTGACGGAATTAAATACGGCGCCTTAAGTAACACTGCTTTAGTACTGAATACTCCTTTTACTATTTTAAAAACTATTGCAAAAAAAGAAGATATTGAAAACACTACTTATTATAATACAAAAGAATTAAAAGCAATATATAATCCTGTTATTTCATTACACCCCAATAAAGCTGCTATCAAAAAAAACGTAGTAATTTTGATTTTAGAAAGTTTTGGAAATGAAAATGTGGGACGCGGACAAACTCCTTTTTTAGATTCTCTTATTACAAAATCATACTATTTTAAAAATGGTTTTGCCAACGGAAAAGTATCTATCGATGCTGTTCCTTCTATACTTTCGAGCATTCCTAGTTTAATGAATAATTCATTTATCACCTCTAGTTATTCTTTGAACAAAATAAATGGTCTTCCGAAAATTTTTAAAGAAGAAGGTTATAAAACTTCCTTTTTTCATGGCGCTTTCAACGGAAGTCAAAACTTTGACCAATATGCAAAAGTAGCTGGTTTTGATCAGTATTTTGGAAAAGATGAATATACAGGTAAAGAAGCGTTTGACGGACGATGGGGAATTTTTGACGAAGAATTTCTACAATTTTACGCCGAGAAATTATCCTCATTTAAACAGCCTTTTTTCAGTTCGCTATTTACCATTTCTTCTCACAATCCTTATATTATACCGGAGAAATACAAAGGAAAATTCCCTAAAGGAACAACTGTTATCCAGGAAAGTATTGCTTACAGCGATTATGCATTGAAAAAGTTTTTTGAAACTGCAAAAAAACAAAAATGGTACAACAACACTCTTTTTGTAATTTCTTCTGATCATACTTCCGCGGGAGGCGATAAAGAGACTGATCAAACCAATATTGGAAAATTTAGAATTCCAATTTTATTCTTTGATCCTTCAAATCCTGAATTGGTAGGTGTTAATGAGAAGAACTTTCAACAGATAGACATTATGCCAAGTATCTTAGATTATCTAAACATAAAAACCGATATGATAAGCTTTGGTAAAAGTTATAAGTCTAAAGATAACTTTGTGGTGTATTATCTTCAGGGAACATACCATTATATTAAAGACGACTATTATTTAGCCTTTGCAAACAACCAAACCATCGGTCTTTATAACTGGAAAAAAGACGTTTTATTAGAAGACAATTTAATTAACAAGGACAAACCTAAAGTTAAAGAATACGAAAAATTTATAAAAGCTTACATACAATCTTTCAACGAAAGAATTATTTATAATAAGCTAGCACTGTAA